A part of Streptomyces sp. NBC_00557 genomic DNA contains:
- a CDS encoding flavin reductase family protein produces MTTATDVRRPVRQDPAERRRALYHLASPVSVLTTGPEERMHGTTASTVTLVSREPLLVGVVLRAGSSFARLAAAEGRFAINVLGGEQADVARRFADSSRPDGDAAFTGLAWTADRYAHAPLIAGALAHYVCRFHSAHAAGDSELLLGHVVRATADDGPPLLSYAGGLYAGSLRPAKEAAAS; encoded by the coding sequence ATGACCACCGCCACGGATGTACGGCGCCCGGTCCGGCAGGACCCGGCCGAGCGCCGGCGCGCCCTGTACCACCTGGCCTCCCCGGTGTCGGTGCTGACCACCGGCCCCGAGGAGCGGATGCACGGCACGACGGCCAGCACGGTCACCCTCGTCTCGCGCGAGCCGCTGCTGGTCGGGGTCGTGCTGCGGGCGGGCTCGTCCTTCGCCCGGCTGGCGGCCGCCGAGGGCCGGTTCGCGATCAACGTGCTCGGCGGCGAACAGGCCGACGTGGCACGCCGGTTCGCGGACAGCTCCCGGCCCGACGGCGACGCGGCCTTCACGGGCCTGGCCTGGACGGCGGACCGGTACGCGCACGCCCCGCTGATCGCGGGCGCGCTCGCCCACTACGTCTGCCGCTTCCACTCCGCGCACGCGGCGGGCGACAGCGAGCTGCTGCTCGGCCACGTCGTGCGGGCCACGGCGGACGACGGGCCGCCGCTGCTCTCTTACGCCGGCGGGCTGTACGCCGGCTCCCTGCGTCCGGCGAAGGAGGCCGCCGCGTCATGA
- a CDS encoding VlmB-like protein has translation MTASVAPEADWEKAPGLLDGAKELTLGPEQCDLAYWITAVAQGTLRDRGATGHHENALTPDFLKAPGPLREALVLEFGFRALAEELATRLLGHYVSIAPGIPQMEFYATQLLDEARHARVFRQHLVDLGIPQHTLLKDIEEMARDYRKRVLDPVVDFTLDIVRDQADFPGGVAVFAIVIEGVLAPAAELSERKWTPLSPATGEISRGTAIDEIRHLTVASTILRDHVVEHPEYRPRLLEILRAGVKLWDEIPDREFVIHREELFQEGMGRHADLIGDYEIWPGVRLLDTTAEQRYDMAERWTDEMAEVRMAYMGLPVEVLSSQAGA, from the coding sequence ATGACCGCATCTGTGGCACCGGAGGCGGACTGGGAGAAGGCGCCCGGTCTGCTGGACGGTGCGAAGGAACTCACCCTCGGCCCCGAGCAGTGCGACCTCGCCTACTGGATCACCGCGGTCGCCCAGGGCACCCTGCGCGACCGCGGGGCGACCGGCCACCACGAGAACGCGCTCACCCCGGACTTCCTGAAGGCGCCGGGCCCGCTGCGCGAGGCCCTGGTGCTGGAGTTCGGCTTCCGGGCGCTGGCGGAGGAGCTGGCCACCCGGCTGCTCGGCCACTACGTCTCGATCGCGCCCGGCATCCCGCAGATGGAGTTCTACGCCACCCAGCTGCTCGACGAGGCCCGGCACGCCCGGGTGTTCCGGCAGCACCTGGTGGACCTGGGCATCCCGCAGCACACGCTGCTGAAGGACATCGAAGAAATGGCCCGGGACTACCGCAAGCGGGTCCTGGACCCGGTGGTGGACTTCACCCTGGACATCGTCCGCGACCAGGCCGACTTCCCCGGCGGCGTCGCCGTGTTCGCCATCGTCATCGAGGGCGTGCTCGCCCCGGCCGCCGAGCTGAGCGAGCGCAAGTGGACCCCGCTGTCCCCCGCGACCGGCGAGATCTCGCGCGGCACCGCCATCGACGAGATCCGGCACCTCACGGTGGCCAGCACCATCCTGCGCGACCACGTCGTCGAGCACCCGGAGTACAGGCCGAGGCTGCTCGAGATCCTGCGCGCCGGGGTGAAGCTGTGGGACGAGATCCCGGACCGGGAGTTCGTCATCCACCGCGAGGAGCTGTTCCAGGAGGGCATGGGCCGGCACGCGGACCTCATCGGCGACTACGAGATCTGGCCCGGCGTGCGCCTCCTCGACACCACCGCCGAGCAGCGCTACGACATGGCCGAACGCTGGACCGACGAGATGGCCGAGGTGCGCATGGCGTACATGGGCCTGCCCGTGGAGGTCCTCTCCTCCCAGGCGGGCGCATGA
- a CDS encoding beta-ketoacyl-ACP synthase III, producing the protein MSAGRAAVIAGIGSYVPPNRVTNDDLAARLDTSDAWIRSRTGIAERCFVSPGTSTGDLAVEAGLRALKSAGDERVGAVVLATTTPDQPCPATAPQVAARLGLGQVPAFDVAAVCSGFLYGLASAAGLIAAGVADSVLLVAADAFTTIINPADRTTAVIFADGAGAVVLRAGSPAEPGAIGPLVLGSDGELSHLIEVPAGGSRQRSTGRPAAPEDHFFQMLGRDTYRHAVERMTAASTEAAERAGWRLADVDRFVAHQANARILEAVSDRLGIPGERRLSNIERVGNTGAASIPLLLAEATAEGRLATGHRVLLTAFGGGLSWGAATVLWPRLQTF; encoded by the coding sequence ATGAGCGCCGGGCGGGCCGCGGTGATCGCCGGCATCGGGTCGTACGTCCCGCCCAACCGGGTGACCAACGACGACCTGGCGGCCCGGCTGGACACCTCGGACGCCTGGATCCGCTCCCGCACCGGCATCGCCGAGCGCTGCTTCGTCTCCCCGGGCACGTCCACCGGCGACCTGGCGGTGGAGGCGGGCCTGCGGGCGCTGAAGTCGGCGGGCGACGAGCGGGTCGGGGCGGTGGTGCTGGCCACCACCACCCCGGACCAGCCCTGCCCGGCGACCGCACCGCAGGTGGCGGCGCGGCTGGGGCTCGGGCAGGTGCCCGCCTTCGACGTGGCGGCCGTCTGCTCCGGGTTCCTGTACGGCCTGGCGTCCGCCGCCGGGCTGATCGCGGCCGGGGTGGCCGACAGCGTGCTGCTGGTCGCCGCGGACGCCTTCACCACGATCATCAACCCGGCCGACCGCACCACCGCGGTGATCTTCGCGGACGGCGCGGGCGCGGTCGTCCTGCGGGCCGGCTCGCCCGCCGAACCGGGGGCGATCGGGCCGCTGGTGCTCGGCAGCGACGGCGAGCTGAGCCATCTGATCGAGGTGCCCGCGGGCGGCTCCCGGCAGCGGTCCACCGGCCGCCCGGCCGCGCCCGAGGACCACTTCTTCCAGATGCTCGGCCGGGACACCTACCGGCACGCGGTGGAGCGCATGACCGCCGCGTCCACCGAGGCCGCCGAGCGGGCCGGCTGGCGCCTGGCCGACGTCGACCGGTTCGTGGCCCACCAGGCCAACGCCCGGATCCTGGAGGCCGTCTCCGACCGGCTCGGCATCCCCGGCGAGCGGCGGCTGAGCAACATCGAGCGGGTCGGCAACACCGGCGCCGCCTCGATCCCGCTCCTGCTCGCCGAGGCCACCGCCGAGGGGCGGCTCGCCACGGGCCACCGGGTCCTGCTCACCGCGTTCGGCGGCGGACTGTCGTGGGGCGCGGCGACGGTCCTCTGGCCCCGGCTGCAGACCTTCTGA
- a CDS encoding phosphopantetheine-binding protein, with the protein MLEQLKEILSNKLKVSPEAITPEATREDIELDSLAVVELSLLLKSELDLDISDDDLLEAETVADMVRLMEERSATV; encoded by the coding sequence ATGCTGGAGCAGCTCAAGGAAATCCTGTCCAACAAGCTCAAGGTGTCGCCCGAGGCCATCACCCCGGAGGCCACCCGGGAGGACATCGAGCTGGACTCGCTGGCCGTGGTGGAGCTGTCGCTGCTGCTGAAGTCCGAGCTGGACCTGGACATCAGTGACGACGACCTCCTGGAGGCCGAGACCGTGGCCGACATGGTCCGGCTCATGGAGGAGCGGAGCGCGACGGTCTGA
- a CDS encoding beta-ketoacyl-[acyl-carrier-protein] synthase family protein — MAGMDIAVTGLGLVTPGGIGVGPSWTAVCDGRPAAALDPVLADNPVQISCRVPGFDPETLLSARRAHRLDRFVQFALVAAHEAVADAGLDPQTWDGARVGVVLGCADGGPGTVEEQHHVLREQGADRVSPLLLPMQLPNMLAGQTAIEFGATGPNLVVATACASGATAIGTARDLLALGRCDIVLAGGSEAMITPLVMAGFAQMGALSRRHDDPASASRPFDADRDGFVAGEGAGILVMERVADARARGAHVHGRIIGYGATADAHHMTSPHPDGAGIEAAVRAALADAGADPDDVQHVNAHGTSTPLNDLSEARMIQRTLRGDPLVTSTKGVTGHLLGAAGAVEAAFAVLSVEHEMVPPVANLVLPDPRIEVKLAQTLTEMPIDLALSNSLGFGGQNTALAIAPA, encoded by the coding sequence ATGGCCGGCATGGACATAGCCGTCACCGGGCTCGGCCTGGTCACCCCGGGCGGTATCGGGGTCGGGCCGAGCTGGACGGCGGTCTGCGACGGCAGGCCGGCCGCCGCCCTCGATCCGGTACTGGCGGACAACCCCGTACAGATCTCCTGCCGGGTGCCCGGCTTCGATCCCGAGACCCTGCTCAGCGCACGGCGCGCCCACCGGCTCGACCGGTTCGTGCAGTTCGCGCTGGTCGCCGCGCACGAGGCGGTGGCCGACGCGGGCCTGGACCCGCAGACCTGGGACGGCGCGCGGGTGGGCGTGGTGCTGGGCTGCGCCGACGGCGGTCCGGGCACGGTCGAGGAGCAGCACCATGTGCTCCGCGAACAGGGCGCCGACCGGGTGTCGCCGCTGCTGCTGCCCATGCAGCTGCCGAACATGCTGGCCGGCCAGACGGCCATCGAGTTCGGGGCGACCGGGCCCAACCTGGTGGTGGCCACCGCGTGCGCCTCGGGCGCGACCGCCATCGGCACGGCCCGGGACCTGCTGGCGCTCGGCCGCTGCGACATCGTCCTCGCCGGCGGCAGCGAGGCCATGATCACCCCGCTGGTGATGGCCGGGTTCGCCCAGATGGGCGCGCTGTCGAGGCGGCACGACGACCCGGCGTCCGCGTCCCGGCCGTTCGACGCCGACCGGGACGGGTTCGTCGCCGGGGAGGGCGCCGGGATCCTCGTGATGGAACGGGTGGCGGACGCTCGGGCGCGGGGCGCCCATGTGCACGGCCGGATCATCGGCTACGGCGCGACGGCCGACGCCCATCACATGACGTCCCCGCACCCGGACGGCGCGGGCATCGAGGCGGCCGTGCGGGCGGCCCTCGCCGACGCGGGCGCCGACCCGGACGACGTGCAGCACGTGAACGCCCACGGCACGTCGACACCGCTCAACGACCTGTCCGAGGCCCGCATGATCCAGCGGACCCTGCGCGGGGATCCGCTGGTCACGTCCACGAAGGGAGTCACCGGGCATCTGCTGGGCGCGGCGGGGGCGGTCGAGGCCGCGTTCGCCGTGCTGAGTGTGGAACACGAAATGGTCCCGCCGGTCGCCAACCTGGTCCTGCCCGACCCGCGGATCGAGGTGAAGCTGGCGCAGACCCTGACCGAGATGCCGATCGATCTGGCGCTGAGCAACTCGCTGGGATTCGGGGGCCAGAACACCGCACTGGCGATTGCACCCGCGTAA